The window CTGGAGGCTTTCAGTAGTCACCAGGTCCTGCGTTTCAAGCATTTGTAAAAGCTGCTGTTGTTGCGGCTCCCGTTTCATCCAACATGTACAGTAATACAGATACAGGTGATGAGATGGATCTTTTGCCGTCGACAGTGTAAATCTTTAGAAGCAAATCCACATGGCTTATCATCGTATGCTCATCTCGTGATGTATATATGATCAGTGGCGAACGCAGGAATAATTTCTAGGTGTGGCGGAGTGTATGAACAaaaaaaccatgtataattcaactaTGGAAGTGCTCACTAGAATACTCGATAAATATTACTTGGTGTTCAACAAATAAAACCGAAATCAAAACTTAACTATTGGCACTCTAAATACCTCAGCTGATGAAGATTACATGGATGATTGAGTGCCAAAAAAACCATTTATATTACCTAGACCGGCATAAAAATGACCTATAAAACATAAACACCAGAGATAAATCATGAATTAGTAACTAGTAGGATATAATGATAGAAACAACATTATGCAAGTGAAGATAGTTAGAAAGAATACATACCCATAATGAAGATTTACTCTCATTAAATAGAACGTGGCAATGGCATTCTTCTACCTTCATGTTGAAATTCTTTCTTAATTTCAGCAAGATCAAGTCCTTTAAATATCTCTCTCTCGATGTAGCACACCATTAAGTCATCAAGCCAACCATCGGACATCTTGCTGCGCAAATCAGTCTTGATGATCTTCATTGCTGAGAAGGCCCTTTCAACCGATGCCGTTGCCACCGGTAGAAGCAACCCCAACTCAATAAGGCGATAAACCAGAGGGAACATAATATTTCTTTCAAGTTCAAACATTTTCTTGGCTAGGCTTGCAAGATCATAACAAACTCTAAAGTCATCATGTCTTTTCATGTGGTTGATGAACAACTGGAGCTCGGTTTTCATACGCTTACGGTCATCACTGGAGAAATCTGCATCATAGATGTCTGTAAGCTTAGCAACTTTGTCCAAATCAAACTTGGAAAATGAGTCTCTTGGGTCAAGACAAGCAAATCCACATAGCAGTTCTGAAGCCATGCCATTAAAGCGATGATCCAGCTCTGTGGTGATAGCATCTATCGCTGCATAGAAGGTATCAACACGAAAAAAATGTTCTTGAGTAACATTATTTCTCCCTCCTTTTCTTGATCGGCCGAATCTCGGTACAGCTTCATCCATATTTGGAACCGGAATATCATTAACATTACAAAAGATCTTGACATCTTCAAAGAGTGGTTCCCAACCATGGTTCCTCAAGTTGTCCAAGGAAGACCTCACATCTGTAACCAAAGACATGGCTTGAACAATATTCTGATCCTTCCGTTGGAGGAGAAGTGACAACTGATTTGTAATGCGAAGGATTTGCAACATCAACTTCATGATGAACACAAAGCTAAAAGACTCCATTATCTGCACCAAACCTCCTGCCCTAGATGGATTACGCTCATCCTCATGCACAATAGCTAACACTTGTATAACTGCATCCCACATCGATTCTATACGAACTAGTGTTTTATAATGAGAGCCCCATCTTGTATCTCCTGGTCTAGCCAATGATGTTTCTTGGTTTTTCCCTCTTCCTGAGAAAATTTCTCCACTCTCTAACTTAGCCAACAGATTTATGCGTTGCTTATCAAGCAATATATCCTTCCTCTTGCAAGACGAACCAGCGGCGTTCACAATCAAGGCCACATATTCAAAGAAATCCTCAATGGAAGAACAGCATCTTGAGACAGCAACAACTACTAGCTGCAATCGGTGGGCGAAACAATGCATATAGAAAGCATATGGGTTTTCATCTCGGACAAGTTTTTGAACACTATTGAATTCTCCCCTCATATTAGATGCTCCATCATACCCTTGCCCTCGTAAATTTGCAATAAGCAGCCCATTCTTACCAAGAACCTCAACCAATGCTTTCTTTAGTGCTTCTGCTGTTGTCTCCTTGACATGCTTGATACCCAAAAATCTTTCAATAACTTCTCCCTTGCTCATATACCTGTAAGGCATAGAAGAAATAATACAATTAGTTAATTAGAAAAAAAGGTGATTACCAGGCAAAAGACGGAACACATAATAAAGTAACCAATGGGTTACCTCACAACCAAGGCCATTTGTTCTTTTACTGATATATCACGAGATTCATCAATAAGAACCGAAAAAAGATTATCCCCCATCTCTTGTTTTATTGCTCTTCGGACCCCATCTGCACAACTTTTGGCAAGTGCTTTTTGAATTTTTGAAGAAATCATTTGTGCATTTCCTGGGCATAGCTCATCAAACGCAATTCTCACTTCCTCCTTTCTTGCTTTGTACCAATCAAGCATCTCTAGAAAATTACCTTTATTTAAGGAAAGGGCAGATTCATTGTGTCCACGAAATGGTTCACCTTGCAATGCAAGAAAACTTACAATCCCCAAAGATGTTTCCAAACGGGTCTCGTACTTGATTAATGATTCTTTGTTATAGACTGTAACCTTACGCTTCAGACTTGAGCTTTGATTTTTAAAATCTTCATATGCTGTCCTTGATTGATTGTGGATACTCCTGGGGCCACCAACATGAAGAGGAAATGCCTTGTATGCATTCTTCCAAGTACTGTAGCCATCTTTGGTGAAGGTAGTATGACCAAATTTTTCATCCACCGGATCTTGTCtgaaaagaaaacaataaaagcaATAGACTGCATTCTTTTCCACGCTATATTCCAACCAAGGATTTTTTTCATACCATGCTTCACAAAAGGCCCTGTCAAAATGATCACGTTCGTACGTATGACCGACCGGTCGAGTTGGACCCTTTGCCACATAAGCCAATCTAACTTCATCTCTAATGTTGGGATGAAAATTATTAATTGGAATACGAAGCCCGGGATCAGGCTGGATGTGGTCAGGATGCAACTCCTCAATGAACTTGCCCTCTCCCCCGTCTCTAGCTATTGGTTCATTCTCAATATAATTTTCgccttcatcctcttcctcttgaaCAGATGCTGAAACTTCAATCCGCACATTCTCTTGATGCGCAGGCTCTTCTTGTCGTTCAGTGACTACTTCCAAAGTTGGAGCTGGGCTCGAGGTGCTAGTGCCACTGGCTTTGGCAAAAATACTCTTTAAATCTGTATAAGAGAACACAAGAGAAACTAATTGGATGTTGGAGCAATACCAGTAGAATAATTAAATAAATGTTCAAGCAAGTAACCTGAGTACATACATGACACAATTGAAATGATGCGATCAAGGGGAAGAACCGAAGAAGTACAACTAAATTATACCTTTCATTACATACTTAATCCTCTTCTTCGGCGGTGTCATCTGCAAACCCTGCGGACTCGACGAGTCGCGGCCGCCGCCTTGCTGATCTCGGAGCCTGTCGCCGTCTTGCCTGTCGCCGCCTTCGTGCCCACGGTGTCCGGTGATTGATTGCCGGCTGCCCGCTGCCATGCGTCCGTGCGGCCGTGCCCTAGCCTCTaaagcgccgccgcgccgcctccgtCTTGCGAGAAAGTAGCAACGAACGACTCGTATTCTCGTCTCGTAGAGTCGTAGTCTGCCTAGCAGTCGTGCGTCTGTGTCCTTCAGCCCATGGGCACGGCCCGTCATTCAATCGGCAGTAACCAAGCCCAATAGGAGGCACGCGCACGCCCTACTACCTGAAAAATACGCCAGGCTAATACACTAGTATAGTAGTACATATACGTATTTGCACGGCAGCTTAGGTATGGCGTTCGCCAAACCACGCCATATAGCTAGGTTCGCCCCTGTATATGATCAGTTCAATCAAACAAATTTCTGAAAGGTGAAGAACAACACAAGCACCTGAACTGATAACGTTAGAAGATCATGTATTCATTTGTACTCACCTACTCCTCTTTCAAAGACAAGGGGGAGCGAATATACATGTCTTTATTTGTGCACATTTTTTCTCGCCTATACATAACTATGGTGACCTCCAACGGCTTGATAGATAATAAGAAGAGAACATGGCGCAAGCATATACTTCTAGTTAGAAAGTTACACCCAAACAAGCATTCCCCTGGTTTGCACTGCAAGAGAAACAAAAAGACCTTCTCCATAAGTTGGTTTGGAAAAACAAAAGTTAGGAATGAGTGACACCAGAAAGACGATGTGCACGGCGTGGCGCACGAGCGGCTCTTCAAAAAGAAGTAACGAGAGCATCGTCGTATGTTGATTTCTTGAAGAATGGAAGCAGACGAAACGTACAAAAAGAAGCGGCGACATGGTGACCGGTTGGTGTTGGCTTCATGGGAGTGATAGGCTGCTTGGTAGAGAAATGGAGATTGTCTATGTGACCGGTGGAGTCGACCGGTTCATAATTAAGATCCATACGCAAGGACAAATTTATTAGCTTGTTTGTAGAAGTGCAATTGTTTCTACTCCCTCCCTCCTAGCCATTGCATGATCTAACATTTTTGAGATTGTACAATGCATGTGATTATGGATGAGTCTTGGATGATGCACCGTCATATTTGTATTAATGATGTTTATGTTCttatcacaaagaaaatgatgtttATGTTCCCTATTAAATCACAAAACAACATAAGTCCCATCCAGCCAGAGTGCCAGACGAGAAACATACACCATCCCTCCCGGTCGTGAGATTTGCCCGTGTGTCATgcactccgtccccgtcagccTAGATATGCTGGAGGCTACAAGTTGACCAGTTTTTTTTCTTTCCATCCAAAGAATTCTCTGCATTACAATTTACAAAGAAGTTTTTTTAGAACAATTTACAAAGAAGTTTAGTCTTGAAGTTCCAGCCGACTCACACTTGCCCTCAGGAGGACCAATATGCACACAGAGGCACACCGAAAACACAGCAGCAAGCATGCCGCCAagtcactactactccctccgttcctaaatctttgtctttctagagatttcaacaagtgactacatacaaagtaaaataagtgaatctacattctaaaatatgtctacatacatccgtatgttgtaatcCATttgaatgtctagaaagacaaatatttaggaacgggggagtaGAAGCGTAGCAACACGAGCCAGCTAGGCAGCTACCCACCTACCCGACGACTTAATGGTGGAGGGTGAACCGGAAACTGGGAGGTCATGTGAAAAAAGAAGCAAAAAAATTGACCCATCGTAATTAATAGGTAATTGGATGGGCAATGTGTACATGTTGTGTGGGTTTATTTAAAAGGTTAATTGGATATATAACTCTACAATTTTGATCAGTTGGAGAAATGTCATCACAATTTTTCACGTTGGGAATGCCACGAGATTTCTGGACCCCTCAAAAAGATATGGCATTCTACACGGTGAAAGAACCAAAAGGCTCATATGACGTCATTCTATTCTCATTGAAATTGCCatctcatcatcttcttcacccAATCTTTCTTACCGCACTATTGTGGTACTGAGACCATGGTTAGCCGGTGGAGCTCCCTTTCCTCACCTTGGGCAGTGGACCAGGGGAGGGTGCAACTTGGGTTGGGAGGGGCAGTGAGGCGGTGTGGCAGAGACACTAGCTGTGATGGATGGAGATGGCGGATCGATCGGCGGAGGAGGGTGATGTGATCACCTATTACAGGTATGGTCAAGAACTCATCATTTGGGACCCACATGGAGCCCATCATCATCATAGGCAAGTCCCTGGACCATGCCAACATTCGGATGCGCCCATCAGGAAGTTCACTCGGACGGCATGCGGCACTCGGACAACCACACGTCACTCGGCTGATGGACCACCACTCAGACATAGAAGCCAGGAGGACGTCGTGGGAGCTGCAACAGTCGAGGAATCCTAAGTCATCCTTTAACAAGAGTCATGGCTACAATTACCTGTAACTGCCGTAGTAAGAGGCTCATTATACTAGTAACTGACTCATTTAGTGTCATTAGATACCTCGGCGGCGTGGGGGACATGGGGCtgcagcgcactctatataagccacatcCCACTCCACAGCCAAAAACACGCAATCTTTGTAACCATACCCATCAAATCAAAGCAAGCTCACGGCACGAGACATAGGGATTTTACCTtcgccgagaggggcctgaactcgttaaacaccgaGTGTTACACATGCGTTGTAGCTAGGTTCTGCCCCTTATTCGTACCCCTGGTACTCATTGTCAGGATCGTAACCCTAatggttggcgcccaccttgggccgGGTGTCTAGCAAAAATTTCACGGCGTaggtgaatttcttcatcatcatgtCAGTCGGTGGCGAAACCCGTTTCGGGACGATCTCCTTCATCCCCAACGACTAAGCGTGGTTGCGCAAGGCCCCGTTGGACGTGGAAGTGTTGCCCGTCCGTGGTGCCACACATTTTCACGCCTCGTGATGTGGTCACCTATTTTAGGTAGGGTCAAGGACCCATCATTTGAGACCCACTGGGGCGCATCACCATCATAGGTAGGTCCCTGGACCATGCTAACGTTCGGATGCATACATCAGGAGGTTCACTCGGACAGCTCAACGGTACTCGGACAATCACATGTCACTCGGCTGATGGAT is drawn from Triticum dicoccoides isolate Atlit2015 ecotype Zavitan chromosome 6B, WEW_v2.0, whole genome shotgun sequence and contains these coding sequences:
- the LOC119321355 gene encoding zinc finger MYM-type protein 1-like, with the protein product MTGRAHGLKDTDARLLGRLRLYETRIRVVRCYFLARRRRRGGALEARARPHGRMAAGSRQSITGHRGHEGGDRQDGDRLRDQQGGGRDSSSPQGLQMTPPKKRIKYVMKDLKSIFAKASGTSTSSPAPTLEVVTERQEEPAHQENVRIEVSASVQEEEDEGENYIENEPIARDGGEGKFIEELHPDHIQPDPGLRIPINNFHPNIRDEVRLAYVAKGPTRPVGHTYERDHFDRAFCEAWYEKNPWLEYSVEKNAVYCFYCFLFRQDPVDEKFGHTTFTKDGYSTWKNAYKAFPLHVGGPRSIHNQSRTAYEDFKNQSSSLKRKVTVYNKESLIKYETRLETSLGIVSFLALQGEPFRGHNESALSLNKGNFLEMLDWYKARKEEVRIAFDELCPGNAQMISSKIQKALAKSCADGVRRAIKQEMGDNLFSVLIDESRDISVKEQMALVVRYMSKGEVIERFLGIKHVKETTAEALKKALVEVLGKNGLLIANLRGQGYDGASNMRGEFNSVQKLVRDENPYAFYMHCFAHRLQLVVVAVSRCCSSIEDFFEYVALIVNAAGSSCKRKDILLDKQRINLLAKLESGEIFSGRGKNQETSLARPGDTRWGSHYKTLVRIESMWDAVIQVLAIVHEDERNPSRAGGLVQIMESFSFVFIMKLMLQILRITNQLSLLLQRKDQNIVQAMSLVTDVRSSLDNLRNHGWEPLFEDVKIFCNVNDIPVPNMDEAVPRFGRSRKGGRNNVTQEHFFRVDTFYAAIDAITTELDHRFNGMASELLCGFACLDPRDSFSKFDLDKVAKLTDIYDADFSSDDRKRMKTELQLFINHMKRHDDFRVCYDLASLAKKMFELERNIMFPLVYRLIELGLLLPVATASVERAFSAMKIIKTDLRSKMSDGWLDDLMVCYIEREIFKGLDLAEIKKEFQHEGRRMPLPRSI